The DNA sequence CAGCCCTTGGGATTCTTCTTCCTCCTCCTCGGCTGCCTCTTCCTCAAATGCCTTTTGCTCTTCGGGAGAATATTCCTTCGTCCGAGCGATGGTCCACAAGATCGTCGCCAACAAAATGACCGCGCCTATGACAAAGGAAGCAATCAATGAGGTTGGAACTTCTCCTTCGGCTGCCGTTTTCTCCATGCCAAACCATTCGGTCAGCACATAGGGCAACCAAGATCCTACTACCGCTCCAATCCCGATCAGTACGGTTTGAATGGAGAACCCCATGGTCCGTTGCTCCGAATTCAACTTATCCGCCACAAGCGCTCGAAATGGCTCCATGGCAATGTTGAAGGAAGCATCCATGATCATCAAGAATCCTGCTCCCATCCACAAGAGCGGAAGGTATTTCACAAATGCGCCTGCATTAGGCAAAAGAATCAAACCGATAGCGGCCAAAATAGCCCCTGCCAGAAAAAAGGGTCGGCGACGTCCCAGACGAGTCCAGGTATTGTCACTCATTTTTCCGATGATAGGCTGTACAATCATACCCGTCAGCGGAGCTACAAGCCAGAACCAGCTCAGATGGTGGACGTCGGCGCCAAAGATTTGCAGAATTCGGCTGGCGTTGGCGTTTTGGAGGGCAAAACCCATCTGGATGCCGAGAAAGCCGACACTCATGTTCCAAATCTGCCAAAAGGACAAGCGAGGTTTTTTCATAACATTCAGTAGTAAACGATCAGGAAGGGTTGGGCAAGCGTGTGAATCAACAACCCAATTAGGACCAATGGGTTTTGGGCAATAAAAAGGCCGGGCAAAAATGCCCAGCCTCATATAGGTTATCTAACTACATCCAACTATCGGATGATCACCTTCTGAGTGAAGGTCTCGCCAGCTGCGTTGCGCAGGCTCACGAAGTACAGACCGTTGGTCAAGTTTCCTTTTTCCAAGGTTACTTTGCTGTCTGTGATGTCATTGATCACACGTACAGTCTTTCCAGTCAAGTCAGTTACGATCACGTCGTAGCTAGCAGCGAAGTCATTCTTGAATTCGATGATCGCAGTGTGGTTGAATGGATTCGGGTAGATGTTGAATCCACCTTCCAACTCAGTTTCGATGTCTACACCACCGGAAAGCTCGTCACAAGTACCGAATACGTAAACAGGAGTCAAGTATGCGGAACCTTGTCCACCAGCGCTGATGTTACGGTTGAATCCACCGATTCCGTTGTCACAACCACATTTTTCAAGCGCAGCACCGTTGGTAGCGTCTTCAGCTACACCGTCACCTCCAGTGGAATCGATACCATTGTAGAATTTGAACTCGTGCTCTTTAGCGGAGATCGCCAAAGTAGCTTCGTAGATGCCGTCGCCGTCACCGTCCATCAATTGGAAAGTGTCCTTGTCCCATGCTGGAGCAGAGAAAGAACCAGCTACGAATACACCCTCTGGTGCCAAGAACTCATTGGACATGTCAACACGGAAAGTCACGTCAACCAAGTCATCAGAAGGACAGTTGTCAGAGCAGGAACCGAAGCATACGATATCCAAAGTGGTATCTGCAGGAGCAGAAGTCAAGTCAACGCCGCGGTTACCACCGATTTTGCAAGAACAAGGAACACCTTCGTCTTGTCCCCAAGCAGTACCGTTGATGAATTTGTAGCCATACTGACCTTGTGGTACAGTTACAGTCACTTCGTAAACACCATCAGCGTCTACATCTGTCAAGACAGTTTCACCTGGAGACCAGTCGTTGAAACCGGCAACTCCTTGGAAGGAACCTGCAACAGATACAGTGTCAGCAACAGTAATACCACCACCCATACGTACACGGAAGGTTACATTGGTAGTGGGAACTACCAAGCCACAAGTGTCGCAAGAAGCGTAGCAAACCAAATCAGTAGTGAGATCGGTTGCACCAACAGCTACGAAACGGTTGTTGTTTTGAGCACACTGACCAGGTACAGACTCGGAATCAGGCCAGTCGTTACCGTTGATGAATTTGTACTCGTAAGTGGAGTCTGGATCAACCTGCAAAGTCACTTCGTAGATACCGTCAGCATCCACGTCAGTCAACTCGGTAGAAGCAGGGTCCCAACCTTGGAAAGATCCCGCAACGTGTACGCCGGAATCAGAGACAGTTTGCTCGTTCATGTCAACTTGAATGGTCAAGTTCACCTGAGCATTCATGCTAAATGGCGCGAGCAGCAAGGCTGCCAAGATCAGGTAGTAGTGTTTCATTTTCATTTTGGTAAGGTCCATATAGATAAAGAGGTATTCGAGTAATTCGAACAATCTCAATATGCAATTAACCATCCATTTTATTCGCCTCATCCGATCAAACGAACCGCAAACCCAAGTACCATTCGTTTCATTCCATCCGATGAACCCAAATAACTCCCTGATGAACAAATGATTAATTAAGACGCAACTTGGCACTTATTCTGACAGTTTTTTCCCCATTCAACCCAAAGATTGACGTACCTGAACCCCATTAGGCTCCACTCAGACACAATTGCCAAACATTTCATAGGCCCCCAAGCAGTCTTTCATTTATTTTTTTAGATCAAAATCTAATCAAATAGTTGTTGATTTAAATTTTTAGATATACCTTGTGCTCATCATACGGAAAAGCCCATGCAGAAACTTACCAAAGCAGAGGAGAACCTCATGCAAATCATCTGGGAAAAAGAAGCGGTATTCCTCCGAGACTTGATGGATGCTCTCCCAGATCCCAAACCTTCCCAAAGTACCGTCAGTACCGTGATCCGTATTTTGAAGGACAAGGGATTTATCGACTTCAAGGCATTTGGCAAATCCTACCAATACTACCCGATTGTCTCCAAAGATGATTACGCCAAGGAGTACCTCCACCAATTTCTCGACAATTACTTTGGAGGTTCATTCCGCAACCTTCTGAGCTTTTTCGCCAAAGAGGAAAATCTCGACCTCCACGATATCGACGCACTGCTCAAAAACCTTCCCGACTCCGACTCACCTACTGAATCATGAATATCTCCATTCCATCCCTCCCTGATTGGCTTTTGCAATCAAGCCTTGCACTGACGGGCGTGTATGCGATCTACCGGATCTTTCTCGCCAAAATCACCCAATTCCAGTTCAATCGATTCTTCCTGCTTGGTGGGAGTCTGGTCAGTCTGCTTTTGCCGATGCTATCCATCGACGCACCTCAGGCCCTAGGAGAGTTCACCCTTCCGACGATGAACGTAGCCGCAGCCGAGTTTTCCGGAGAATCAGGCTTCCAAATGCCGAGCTGGATGACAGTCTTGGGCATCATATATCTGGCGGGCGTGCTTATCTCCGGAACCAAATTTGGCATGGAACTTTTCAGGCTGTTTGCATTCGTACGGAAACATCCGACTACCCAGGAAGCAGGGATTCCCGTCATCCAAACGGATGGAGCCATCCCCACCAGCTCATTCCTCCGCTGGATCTTGTGGGACAACTCCCAGAATCTCAGCCCCGAAGAACGCCTACAAATGTGGCAACACGAACAATGCCACATTCTTCAAAGACATACTTACGACATCTTGGTGATGCGGCTTTTGCTCATCGTATGCTGGTTCCATCCATTGGCCTATCAGCTGCACCAGGCACTCCGACTCACCCACGAATATTTGGCAGACCGCGTAGCCGTTTCAGCCGGCGAACCTGCGCGCTACGCCCGTCTGCTTGTGCGCCAAACACTGGGACGCCAATGGTTGCCTGCACATGCTTTTTCTCAGTCACCCACAAAAACCCGTATTGTGATGCTAACCAAATCCACTTCTCGTTTCAAAAGCTGGATCAATACCAGCCTGGCCCTTTCCATGATGTGCTTGCTCGCCGTATCCATTGGATGCTCCCAAGAGCTCGACCAAGTAGAAGCTGAAACCGTTTCGCGTGGAGAGCCCACCGTCATCCAGGTCCAAGATGCCGACCAGGCTCCCACTCCGCTCAATATGGTGGATCTCTACACCAAAATCGGCTACCCGAAATCCCTTCAGGATGCGGAGGTACAAGGCATGGTCGTGGCGCGAATTCTCGTTTCTCCAGAAGGAACCTATGTCAAGCATGAGATCCTCAAGGAGGACCACCCACTGTTGTCAGAAGCCGTGGTTCCACACCTGAAAGATCTGTTGTTTGAGCCCGCTATGAAGGATGGAAAACCCGTCAAATTCTGGGTGAACATCCCGTTCAACTTCAAGCTCTCAGAGGAAGAAGAATTGCCTAAAATCAAGGAGATTCCTTCTGACAACTAAAACCAACAGGCACTCAACAGCCTTCAGTCTTAATCTATAGCTTACTCGAGCCGGGTCTTTCTAGACCCGGATTTTGGGTTTCACAATACGGGTTTGGCATCCGAGATCTTCTACCGGGAAGAGCTCGGATGTTTCTTTTTTCGAATGATTTGGGCATGCCCCGGCGAGCCTAGAATCGTTTGCCTCACGAGCATCAAGCGCCGGGTCGGGCTATGCGGGGGTATCGTCCTCGGACTTGAAGATCAATCAATACCTGATTCCTCCCCCATTCATGACCTACTCCTTGACATCACAACCAAATTCCTCCGACCTCGCAAGCTCGCCCCTCCTATCCCTCATGCGATTCCCCGCACCAATCTCACGAATGGCCATAGCAGATAGATCCGCACTTGATATTTGCGGAGAATTAGTATATTGTAATTATGCGAAACTTCTTTACTTCGAAATCTATCGTTCTCGGGGTGATTTGTTGCCTGTTGGGACTCCTCTCCCATGCCTGCAGTGACCCTCAGACTGTGGTGGTTCCAGACAACGAACCCACCCCCTATGACGGGATTTCCACCCTGAAGATAGAAGCCTATCTGAGCCGTATGTACATCGACCTCCAAGGGCGCGTTCCCACCGCCGAGGAATTGGCAGATGACGTGGCCATGCTTCGCACACAGAATTTGGGCGAACAAGCCAGACGGACACTGGCGGAGCGATTGGTCTATGGATCGGACTCTCTCGCGGGAGGAGCCCCTCCCAAGCAATTGTATGCGCTTCAGATCTATGAAGCCATGAAGACTCGGTTTCTGGAGTCCGTCTCCGCCAATGAGATTCTAGAAGAGATCGTCGTCGTTTCCAACGCAGCAGAAATGGATTCCCTCGCAGGAAATTGGGAAGGCTATCAGATCAAAAAAGCACGCGTTCAGCGGATGGCAGATCTGCTCAATCTTGGGGAGCAATTTGAGGAAGGCGAGATCGATATCCGCGACATGTCAGCAGCGATGGTCTACAATGACATCTATGACATCATCAACATGAATTCCATCAATTTCATCCGGGCGTGCTACGACAATCTGTTCTGGCGCTATCCCACAGAAGTTGAATTTGATATTGCATTTCCCATCGTGGAATACGGCCAACCGGGTCAGCTCCTCGGCGGCACGGCCACGGACAAAGCGTCCTTTGTCGAATTGGTCGTCAACAGCCGAGAATGTTCCGAGGGCACCATTATCTGGGCATTTCAAGCACTATTGGCCAGATCACCTTCCACGGAGGAAATCAATCATTTCATCGAATCTTTTCACAACCAGCCAGATTTACGCCAACTACAAATTGCACTGATCACCACTGACGAATACGCTCAATTCTGATGCTACCAACATTTCCCTTACTCAAACGCATAGGCCATTGGATCTCTTTGGGACTTTGGGCCATTCTGGTGTCTAGCCTGACGAGCTGTCAGACTCCCACCAGTTACACCTACGAGGTCCTTCCCCTCGAAATTCCCGCTCCACAATCTGAGAAGACCAAACTCAAAACGACCGAGCAATATATCTCGGTCCTCTACACGGATCTTTTCCAAAAGGCGCTTTCTCCACAAGACATGAGCCAACTGAGGCAACTGATCCAATCCGTGGGCGACAAGGATGTGATCCACGAGATTATCCTGTCCAATTTCCTCAATCGGCCCGATGTCATCATCCCCACAAGAACCGACATGGAAGCCGACATCGACGATTTTCTGGAGGACACCTACCATCGGTTCTACATCCGTCCTCCCACTGAAGCAGAGCGCAATTATCTGCGCAATCACATCGTGTCCCACCCAGAACTGACCCCTGAGCTGGTCTACATCAGCTTTGCGCTCAGTGACGAGTACCAGT is a window from the Pontibacter sp. G13 genome containing:
- a CDS encoding M56 family metallopeptidase produces the protein MNISIPSLPDWLLQSSLALTGVYAIYRIFLAKITQFQFNRFFLLGGSLVSLLLPMLSIDAPQALGEFTLPTMNVAAAEFSGESGFQMPSWMTVLGIIYLAGVLISGTKFGMELFRLFAFVRKHPTTQEAGIPVIQTDGAIPTSSFLRWILWDNSQNLSPEERLQMWQHEQCHILQRHTYDILVMRLLLIVCWFHPLAYQLHQALRLTHEYLADRVAVSAGEPARYARLLVRQTLGRQWLPAHAFSQSPTKTRIVMLTKSTSRFKSWINTSLALSMMCLLAVSIGCSQELDQVEAETVSRGEPTVIQVQDADQAPTPLNMVDLYTKIGYPKSLQDAEVQGMVVARILVSPEGTYVKHEILKEDHPLLSEAVVPHLKDLLFEPAMKDGKPVKFWVNIPFNFKLSEEEELPKIKEIPSDN
- a CDS encoding BlaI/MecI/CopY family transcriptional regulator, encoding MQKLTKAEENLMQIIWEKEAVFLRDLMDALPDPKPSQSTVSTVIRILKDKGFIDFKAFGKSYQYYPIVSKDDYAKEYLHQFLDNYFGGSFRNLLSFFAKEENLDLHDIDALLKNLPDSDSPTES
- a CDS encoding T9SS type A sorting domain-containing protein; this encodes MKHYYLILAALLLAPFSMNAQVNLTIQVDMNEQTVSDSGVHVAGSFQGWDPASTELTDVDADGIYEVTLQVDPDSTYEYKFINGNDWPDSESVPGQCAQNNNRFVAVGATDLTTDLVCYASCDTCGLVVPTTNVTFRVRMGGGITVADTVSVAGSFQGVAGFNDWSPGETVLTDVDADGVYEVTVTVPQGQYGYKFINGTAWGQDEGVPCSCKIGGNRGVDLTSAPADTTLDIVCFGSCSDNCPSDDLVDVTFRVDMSNEFLAPEGVFVAGSFSAPAWDKDTFQLMDGDGDGIYEATLAISAKEHEFKFYNGIDSTGGDGVAEDATNGAALEKCGCDNGIGGFNRNISAGGQGSAYLTPVYVFGTCDELSGGVDIETELEGGFNIYPNPFNHTAIIEFKNDFAASYDVIVTDLTGKTVRVINDITDSKVTLEKGNLTNGLYFVSLRNAAGETFTQKVIIR
- a CDS encoding MFS transporter, whose amino-acid sequence is MKKPRLSFWQIWNMSVGFLGIQMGFALQNANASRILQIFGADVHHLSWFWLVAPLTGMIVQPIIGKMSDNTWTRLGRRRPFFLAGAILAAIGLILLPNAGAFVKYLPLLWMGAGFLMIMDASFNIAMEPFRALVADKLNSEQRTMGFSIQTVLIGIGAVVGSWLPYVLTEWFGMEKTAAEGEVPTSLIASFVIGAVILLATILWTIARTKEYSPEEQKAFEEEAAEEEEEESQGLAGIIQDFANMPKTMKQLGVVQFFSWFALFSMWVYTTPAIAHHVWGLDLSDTSSEAYQDAGNWVGIIFGVYNAVSAVFAFFLPRIAAKFGRRQTHAFSLVMGGIGLISFFFIHDKYMLIASMFGVGIAWASILAMPYAILGGALPAKKIGVYMGIFNFFITLPQIVNGIFGGPIIKAFYGGDPIWSIVTAGVFMILAAISVMFVDDVDEQLNATSPDSSTTYFNQKK